A stretch of the uncultured Desulfobacter sp. genome encodes the following:
- a CDS encoding YkgJ family cysteine cluster protein, which yields MKEERAQLKKIYAAFDADTRNLVKGCACTRGCSFCCRQAGSIDITTLEGMAIRIAMNKMPKSRQKTLTKVFRNEIKLREEGKAVPCPFLMKNNACMIYEYRPFSCRRIYSAHVCSQDAPPAVSRQVMERADQTIAALQKLDSNGYSGHLSYILYMLSVPAFFKIYTAGEFKPEEIMEFGKAHRIVINRMMG from the coding sequence ATGAAAGAAGAAAGAGCTCAGTTAAAAAAGATATACGCAGCCTTTGATGCCGATACCCGAAATCTGGTAAAAGGCTGTGCCTGCACCCGGGGCTGCAGTTTCTGCTGCAGGCAGGCCGGCAGCATTGACATTACCACCTTAGAGGGGATGGCGATCCGAATAGCCATGAACAAAATGCCCAAAAGCCGGCAGAAAACCCTGACCAAGGTATTTAGAAATGAAATAAAGCTGCGGGAGGAAGGCAAAGCGGTTCCTTGTCCATTCCTCATGAAAAATAACGCCTGCATGATCTATGAATATCGGCCCTTTTCCTGCCGCAGAATTTACTCGGCCCATGTCTGCAGCCAGGATGCCCCCCCGGCGGTCAGTCGCCAGGTGATGGAACGGGCGGATCAGACCATCGCAGCCCTTCAAAAGCTGGACAGCAATGGCTATTCCGGCCATCTCTCCTACATTTTATATATGCTGTCGGTTCCGGCCTTTTTTAAAATTTACACTGCCGGAGAATTTAAGCCCGAGGAAATCATGGAATTTGGAAAAGCCCACAGGATTGTCATCAACCGGATGATGGGATGA
- a CDS encoding NAD(P)/FAD-dependent oxidoreductase: MKTKYDVVIIGAGASGLMCAAQVGKRGRRVKVLDHGPKPGRKILMSGGGRCNFTNRRVSAQNYISSNPHFVKSALSRYRPEDFIDLVRQYGICFSEREHGQLFCTDSAGQILDMLLAECRKAGVSLALKTGVTGIERETSGRGFKVRASGESINAASLVIATGGVSMPATGATSFGYKVAEQFGIPVVPPRPGLVPFTVQPADKTVLAPLAGISVKARVCTGAASFEEQLLFTHRGLSGPVILQASSYWQSGAPVTIDLFPDGNIGELLETICKTRPKRHVKSVLAEYLPTRLIQARLDEKLLNCPLNRISRQALKTVIDAIQTWNLQPGGTEGYRTAEVTVGGIDCRRFSSKTMESNDVPGLYAIGEVLDVTGWLGGYNFQWAWSSAWAAGQAV; encoded by the coding sequence ATGAAGACCAAATACGATGTGGTGATTATCGGGGCGGGTGCCTCGGGGCTGATGTGCGCGGCCCAGGTCGGAAAACGGGGACGGCGTGTGAAAGTTCTGGATCACGGCCCCAAGCCCGGTCGTAAGATCCTTATGTCCGGCGGGGGCCGGTGCAACTTTACCAACCGCCGGGTCAGCGCCCAGAATTATATTTCATCCAATCCGCACTTTGTAAAATCTGCACTCAGCCGGTATCGGCCAGAGGATTTTATTGACCTTGTCCGGCAATATGGAATTTGTTTCAGTGAACGGGAGCACGGTCAGTTGTTTTGCACGGACAGTGCCGGGCAGATTCTTGATATGCTGCTGGCAGAGTGCCGTAAGGCTGGTGTCAGTCTGGCACTCAAAACAGGCGTTACCGGCATCGAAAGGGAAACATCTGGCCGGGGATTTAAGGTACGCGCATCCGGAGAAAGTATCAATGCCGCATCTTTGGTTATCGCAACCGGAGGGGTTTCAATGCCCGCAACCGGGGCGACCTCGTTCGGATACAAGGTGGCCGAGCAGTTCGGTATTCCTGTGGTGCCGCCGCGGCCCGGTCTTGTTCCATTTACAGTTCAGCCCGCGGATAAAACCGTTCTGGCACCCCTGGCCGGGATTTCAGTCAAGGCCCGGGTCTGCACGGGAGCAGCCTCATTTGAAGAACAGCTTTTATTTACCCACCGGGGGCTGAGCGGCCCTGTGATTCTTCAGGCCTCATCTTATTGGCAGTCCGGAGCTCCGGTGACCATCGACCTTTTTCCGGATGGAAATATTGGGGAACTGTTGGAAACGATATGTAAGACCCGCCCCAAGCGCCATGTAAAATCCGTTCTGGCCGAGTATCTGCCAACACGGCTGATCCAGGCACGGCTGGATGAAAAGCTGTTGAACTGCCCACTTAACCGCATTTCCCGCCAGGCGCTTAAAACTGTGATCGATGCGATTCAGACCTGGAATCTTCAGCCCGGCGGCACCGAAGGATACAGAACCGCCGAGGTGACCGTCGGCGGTATTGACTGCCGCAGGTTCTCTTCAAAGACAATGGAATCCAACGATGTCCCGGGACTTTACGCCATCGGCGAAGTGCTGGATGTCACCGGTTGGCTGGGCGGATACAATTTTCAGTGGGCCTGGTCTTCGGCCTGGGCCGCCGGACAGGCGGTGTAA
- a CDS encoding diguanylate cyclase: MQIRSQKPGQRVFPKAVVPAFMGMGYYFFALSLLGTIYNAHGPAWSTSTQAYPTTTRWNSNIKSVWLISLIMFGSLMATVAVPAALPAPEILKMDASQKSIDIGNRLQHLIDPGNTFTLNDIIQPDASWKNEYPPILHTRSADEMVWVRFSIQNTSPSRQSMVLNIDWPFWSLMELYVQDGDAAHSNFDSIKSVAVKKNRLPFAFEFPCFPNQQLILYLRVHSTGVNLLPLKIWQQEAYEKMGLYRNLFLGIFFGFLIAMCLYNASLSFFTQDNSYIYYSVYVLSVILYCLSMTGVGSAYLWAGNTWLNGHAYGLFSSFSFLMATLFIRRFLRLRRVGGWLLVLSNIFAVFWIIMTILFAVYSGKWMIYFENVGAVLSCVAGLLTTITLWCKGSIAAKYMTIAWTLLILATFVLMMGLAGVVRYQPVIQHSQNIGFILELLLLSLALADRIKRERGEKEVAQELSIKLYNEAVEAKEREMQAQARTLAVERAAKNDLEEQVSRRTRELQNTLSQLESANKKLGLMSRTDGLTGLFNRRYFDEVFEEEFKRAIRQGQPLSVIMGDIDHFKKINDTHGHQVGDECLKVLASTWQTRLKRAGDMVARYGGEEFVSLLPNTDINDAKKIAEQIRTAVEAVNPKYGGIHIKLSISLGVSSRSLLGKDDTDALLQRADNALYEAKTQGRNRVEIKEYESDSKA; this comes from the coding sequence ATGCAAATACGATCCCAAAAACCTGGACAACGTGTTTTTCCAAAAGCTGTGGTACCCGCATTCATGGGGATGGGATATTATTTTTTCGCACTGTCATTGTTAGGAACTATTTATAACGCCCATGGTCCGGCCTGGTCTACCAGCACCCAGGCTTATCCCACAACAACGCGTTGGAATTCTAATATAAAATCCGTTTGGCTGATATCTTTAATCATGTTCGGGAGCCTGATGGCCACAGTTGCGGTCCCGGCAGCACTTCCTGCACCTGAAATTCTAAAAATGGACGCCTCCCAAAAAAGTATTGATATCGGAAACAGGCTCCAGCATTTGATAGATCCTGGCAATACATTTACCTTGAACGATATAATTCAACCGGATGCGTCATGGAAAAATGAGTATCCGCCTATACTTCATACGAGGTCTGCAGATGAGATGGTATGGGTTCGGTTCAGTATTCAGAACACCTCCCCGTCCCGGCAAAGCATGGTTCTTAATATTGACTGGCCGTTTTGGAGTCTGATGGAACTGTATGTTCAGGATGGGGATGCAGCACACAGTAATTTTGACTCAATAAAATCTGTTGCCGTTAAAAAAAATCGACTCCCCTTCGCTTTTGAGTTTCCATGTTTTCCTAATCAACAATTAATCCTGTATCTTCGCGTACACAGCACCGGGGTTAATCTGCTGCCTCTCAAAATCTGGCAGCAGGAGGCCTATGAAAAGATGGGACTGTACCGGAATCTGTTTTTAGGCATTTTTTTCGGCTTTCTCATTGCCATGTGTTTGTACAATGCCTCCTTAAGCTTTTTTACCCAGGATAACAGCTATATCTACTATTCAGTGTATGTGCTTTCTGTTATCCTCTATTGCCTGTCCATGACCGGTGTGGGTTCGGCGTATCTGTGGGCGGGTAATACCTGGCTTAACGGCCATGCCTATGGCCTTTTCTCATCATTTTCCTTTTTGATGGCCACCCTGTTCATCCGAAGGTTTTTAAGGCTGCGGAGAGTCGGCGGCTGGCTGCTTGTACTGAGTAACATTTTTGCGGTATTTTGGATCATAATGACGATTTTATTTGCCGTATATAGCGGCAAGTGGATGATCTATTTCGAAAATGTTGGTGCAGTACTCAGTTGTGTGGCGGGGTTGTTAACCACGATAACCTTATGGTGTAAAGGCAGTATTGCCGCCAAATACATGACCATTGCCTGGACTTTGCTCATTTTGGCCACGTTCGTATTGATGATGGGCCTTGCAGGTGTTGTTAGATATCAACCCGTCATCCAGCACAGCCAGAATATCGGATTTATACTGGAGTTACTTCTGCTTTCCCTTGCCCTTGCAGATCGAATCAAAAGGGAGCGTGGTGAAAAAGAAGTCGCCCAGGAACTTTCCATCAAACTTTATAACGAGGCGGTCGAGGCCAAGGAGCGGGAAATGCAAGCACAGGCCAGAACCCTTGCCGTGGAACGGGCAGCTAAAAATGATCTGGAGGAGCAGGTGAGCCGGCGGACCCGGGAGCTTCAAAATACATTGTCCCAGCTCGAATCTGCAAATAAAAAATTAGGGTTGATGAGCCGGACCGACGGGCTGACCGGATTGTTTAACAGAAGATATTTTGATGAGGTGTTTGAAGAAGAGTTCAAGCGGGCCATACGGCAAGGGCAGCCTTTGTCGGTCATTATGGGAGATATTGACCATTTTAAGAAAATCAATGATACCCATGGGCATCAGGTGGGGGACGAATGTCTTAAAGTGCTTGCATCCACCTGGCAGACACGCCTTAAACGTGCCGGAGATATGGTGGCCAGATATGGCGGTGAGGAGTTTGTCTCTTTATTGCCCAACACTGATATTAATGATGCAAAAAAAATTGCCGAACAAATCCGGACGGCTGTTGAAGCGGTCAATCCGAAATATGGTGGAATACATATCAAACTAAGTATTAGTCTGGGGGTGTCCAGTCGGTCTCTGTTGGGTAAGGATGATACGGACGCGCTTTTACAACGGGCGGACAACGCCTTGTATGAAGCCAAAACCCAAGGCCGCAACAGAGTTGAGATCAAGGAATACGAATCGGATAGTAAGGCATGA